A genome region from Nocardioides cynanchi includes the following:
- a CDS encoding shikimate dehydrogenase, which translates to MHCAVLGDPIEHSLSPVLHRAAYAALGLDWTYDAVRVRSGGVAAFLDGLDASWRGLSLTMPLKREVMPLLTSRDSWAVVSGAANTVLLDAGGRHGLNTDVPGAIAAIREATDAPVDRALVLGGGATAASTLLALGELGCTSATLLVRDADRARETVETVARSGRHPAVRVEPLSDLATISEAPADILVSTVPAAAQTPALLEATAAVPVVFDVVYDPWPTPLVAAARAQGRTAVTGLDLLLWQAVDQVRAMTGRFDVPVDTMREAGVRALATP; encoded by the coding sequence ATGCACTGCGCCGTGCTCGGGGACCCGATCGAGCACTCGCTGTCGCCAGTCCTGCACCGGGCGGCGTACGCCGCGCTCGGGCTGGACTGGACCTACGACGCGGTGCGGGTGCGCAGCGGCGGCGTGGCGGCGTTCCTGGACGGGCTCGACGCTTCGTGGCGCGGGTTGTCGCTGACCATGCCGCTCAAGCGGGAGGTGATGCCCCTGCTCACCTCGCGCGACTCCTGGGCGGTGGTGTCCGGTGCCGCGAACACCGTCCTGCTCGACGCCGGCGGCCGGCACGGGCTGAACACCGACGTGCCGGGCGCCATCGCCGCGATCCGGGAGGCGACCGATGCCCCGGTCGACCGGGCCCTGGTGCTCGGCGGTGGCGCGACCGCCGCCTCCACGCTGCTCGCTCTCGGTGAGCTGGGCTGCACCTCGGCGACGCTCCTCGTGCGCGATGCCGACCGCGCCCGCGAGACGGTCGAGACCGTGGCGCGGAGCGGTCGCCACCCGGCCGTCCGGGTCGAGCCGCTGTCCGACCTGGCCACGATCTCCGAGGCCCCGGCCGACATCCTCGTCTCCACGGTCCCGGCCGCGGCGCAGACGCCGGCGCTGCTCGAGGCCACCGCGGCGGTCCCCGTGGTCTTCGACGTGGTCTACGACCCGTGGCCGACCCCGCTCGTCGCCGCCGCCCGCGCGCAGGGCCGAACGGCGGTCACCGGGCTGGACCTGCTGCTGTGGCAGGCGGTCGACCAGGTCCGCGCGATGACCGGCCGCTTCGACGTGCCCGTCGACACGATGCGCGAAGCGGGCGTGCGGGCCCTCGCCACGCCCTAG